TTAAGTAAAGAATCGAGGAGAGAATCAGAGAGATAGTGAGGTTGTAAACCAAGATCTAATAATTTGGTGTTTTTAGCGTTGAAGTAATGTTCCTCAATTTCTACGCGGGGGTTTTCAATGTTATTCACTTCCACTTTTAAGCCGATGGTTTGTCCTGCTTTTTGTACCATGGAAGCTAAGTCATTGATACTGAATTGTTCGGTAAATTGGTTAAATACTCTAAACTGTCCAGCATCAGCAGGATTGGCGATCGCCAGTTCCATACATCTTACAGTGTCCCGAATATCCAATAAAGCGCGGGTTTGTCCACCTGTACCATATACGGTTAAAGGATGTCCTAATGCGGCTTGAATACAGAAACGGTTTAAAGCCGTACCAAATACACCATCATAATCAAGACGGTTAACCAACATTTCATCCATGCCAGTTTCTTCAGTCAAGACACCATAAACGATACCTTGGTTTAAATCAGTGGCACGAATACCCCATACTTTACAAGCAAAGTGGATATTGTGGCTATCATGTACTTTACTTAAATGGTAGAAACTACCTGGTTGTTTAGGATAGGGTAATAAATCCTTACGGCCATTATGTTCAATTTCGATATAACCTTCTTCAATATCAATATTAGGAGTACCATATTCGCCCATAGTACCTAGTTTGACGAGATGGGTATCGGGAAATTCTTCTTTGATAGCATAAAGAATATTAAGAGTACCTACTACGTTATTAACTTGGGTAAATACAGCGTGTTCTCTATCAATCATAGAATAGGGTGCGCTGCGTTGTTCCCCAAAATGTACCACTGATTCGGGTTCAAATTTACGAAAAGCCTTGATCAAAAAATCATAATTGGTAATATCACCGATAAATAATTCAATTTTTTTGCCCGTTAACTCATACCAACGTTGAATACGTTTCTGGATAGGGGCGATGGGGGTTAGGGTTTGTGAACCCAATTTGTCATCCCAGTGACGACGGGCTAAACTATCGAGAATTGCTACTTCATATCCTTTATTGGAGAGGTGTAGGGCTGTTGCCCATCCACAGTAACCGTCTCCGCCTATTACTAATGCTTTCATCTTACTATTTGTGCTTAATATCAATATTTAGGTTAATTTACCAATTATTGGTACTCAAAAGATCATTGAATATGACTTTTTTTTGGTTAAAGTCCAATTTATCACTAAATCTTCGCTTCTATTATTGTAGATGTGTTGGTTAATACATTAAAAAGGGAACAGGGAACGGGGAAAAGGGAACGGGGAAAAGGGAAACGGTTATAATATTGAGAAGTCTTAGTTTTTAGTGTAATTCAACTAGATTTCATAGCATAATTAAGCAATGCCATATATTTTTATGACCAAAACCATTGATTATTAAAAATAATACCACCATTGCCTATTGCCTATTGCCTATTGCCTGTTGCCCATTGTCCATTGCCCATTGCTCAACCCAAACAACAAATCATATACAGTTCACCTAACGCCATTACTTGATAAAATTGAGCTAATAATCAATTGCATTAATTAAGAGGGATCAACGGAAATCATGACAAATTCCCCGTTCTATCAAGGAATACAGTACTTTAAAGAAGACTTACCCCATTTTGCTGAATATGGCACACAAAGTGCGATCGCACAGGATCAAACCGCCATCGCCTCTGCCACCGACAAAAAAGCAGTATATCAAACCCTCCTCGCCGCTGATGCCTTACGTTACCTAACCCTACACATCACCGCCACCAAACAATCAGGACATCCGGGGGGTTTTGCCAGTATCGCCGATGCGATCGCAGCCTTGGTCATGTTAGGACATAAAAACATTATTACCGAAGTAGGACACCACGCCCCTGGGTTTTACAGCACCGTTTTTCTTGACCAATCCCTTGAAAAAATGGGTATCTACACCGTAGAAGACATGGGCAACCGATTTAGGGAAATGCACGGACTTCTTGGACACCTTTCAGGACAAATCCCCGGACTCCTCAACCCCGCAGGCCCCCTCGGACAAGGCCAACACTTCGCCATGGCAGGGGCAAAACTCCACCCCGGCACTCTTTTCCCTGTTACCATCGGTGATGGCGGATTAGGAGAACCTTATATCATGAGTAGCTTTGGACACTTCAACACCGCTTATCCCCAAGCCACCAACTTTTTACCCATTCTCGTATGGAATGGATATTCCCAAGAGCATCATAGTATGGTATCCACCAAAACCAACCAAGAAATGATCGCCTATTGGCAAGGCAACGGCTTCCAAGAAGTCATCCTCGTCAACGCCAAAGACTACGATGACAGCAACCAACCAGGGGAATATGTAGATAGTACCAAATTTTCTTTTGCTAAAAGGCTCGAATTTACCCAAGCCGTTTTAGAAGCCACCGACAAAGCCGCCAAATCCTCCCTCGGTGGTAAACTAACTGTCCTCATCGTCAAACAGCTAAAGGGCGCTGGAGTCCACAAAACTGGTTCAAAATCCCATAACCTTTACCCTGGAGATAGCCTAGATAAAGATTATATCGCCTCCGCCCTCCAAGAAAGAGCCTTATCCAAAGAGGCTTGGGAATTAGTGCGCAGTAACTTCTCCCGTGCCAATGGAGGCCCTAACGTTGAAGTGGCAGTTACCGAGAAAGAATTACCCCTCCCCGACTTAGGCACATTACCCCTCACTGAATATCCTGTGGGTGGAGATAAAAAAGTAGCAACCACCGCCATGGGTGAATTAGTTGTCCATGTGGGTAAACAAGATCCTAATTTTATCGTTACCAACGCCGACGGTAACGCCGCTTCGGGTATTAATAACATCAACATCGGTTTAAAAATCCTCCACCCCACCACCGACGAAACCTACTTCCAACAACCCCAAGGGCAGGTTTATGAGCCTTTGAGTGAGGATGCCTGTGCAGGTTTAGCAGTAGGACAGGCTTTATTTGGAGCGCGTAGCCTTTGGTGTTCATACGAATCTTTTGCCATCAACGGCTTACCCATCTGGCAAACCGTTACCCAAGCCATGGCGGAATTAAGAAGGGAAACCCCCTCCACCATTACCCTCTTTACCGCAGGAGCATTGGAACAAGGGCGCAACGGTTGGACACACCAACGCCCCGAGGTGGAAAATTACTTCGCAGGAATGATGCGTAACGGCAATGTATTTCCCCTCTTTCCCTGTGATGCCAACAGTACCCAAGCCTGCTATGAATGGGCGTTAAATACCAAAAATAAGGGCATTACCATCACTGTTAGTAAGTCTCCTTTACCCATTCTCACCACCTTTGATCAAACAAAAGAAGCCTTGGAAAAAGGCGGGGTAATTCTCCATGAATCTGAGGGAAGTAAAAAGGTTGTTTTTGCGGTTATCGGTGATATGACCTTAATTCCTGTGTTTGAAGCGGCTAAAGCCTTAGAAGCCGAAGGAATCGGGGTGCGTATCGTTTCTGTAATCAATCCCCGTCGCTTATATCGTCCTACGGATGTGGCATGGGAAACCTGTACCGCTAAGGATGGTAATTTCCTTGATGATGCTGGTTTTGAGGCTCTCTTTGGAGGTGATGCTTTAATTGGTGTAACGGGTGGTACTAGCGGAATGTTAGAGCCTATCATGTTACGCAGTAATGTTAAACGGGATACCTTTGCTTGGAAACGGGGAGAAACCACCGCCAGCGCTGGAGAGTTGATGGCGTTTAATGGTTTAACGGCTGATGCTTTAAGTGCTAGGGCAAAAGGTTTATTGTAGTTTTTTCTGGGGTGGGCAATGCCCACCTTTTGTATTAAATTAAAATAATTGTTTAATGGAAAATTGTCCTAAATATCTCTCTCCTCAACTAATATTAAGTTCGCTAAATT
This window of the Cyanobacterium stanieri LEGE 03274 genome carries:
- a CDS encoding phosphoketolase; the encoded protein is MTNSPFYQGIQYFKEDLPHFAEYGTQSAIAQDQTAIASATDKKAVYQTLLAADALRYLTLHITATKQSGHPGGFASIADAIAALVMLGHKNIITEVGHHAPGFYSTVFLDQSLEKMGIYTVEDMGNRFREMHGLLGHLSGQIPGLLNPAGPLGQGQHFAMAGAKLHPGTLFPVTIGDGGLGEPYIMSSFGHFNTAYPQATNFLPILVWNGYSQEHHSMVSTKTNQEMIAYWQGNGFQEVILVNAKDYDDSNQPGEYVDSTKFSFAKRLEFTQAVLEATDKAAKSSLGGKLTVLIVKQLKGAGVHKTGSKSHNLYPGDSLDKDYIASALQERALSKEAWELVRSNFSRANGGPNVEVAVTEKELPLPDLGTLPLTEYPVGGDKKVATTAMGELVVHVGKQDPNFIVTNADGNAASGINNINIGLKILHPTTDETYFQQPQGQVYEPLSEDACAGLAVGQALFGARSLWCSYESFAINGLPIWQTVTQAMAELRRETPSTITLFTAGALEQGRNGWTHQRPEVENYFAGMMRNGNVFPLFPCDANSTQACYEWALNTKNKGITITVSKSPLPILTTFDQTKEALEKGGVILHESEGSKKVVFAVIGDMTLIPVFEAAKALEAEGIGVRIVSVINPRRLYRPTDVAWETCTAKDGNFLDDAGFEALFGGDALIGVTGGTSGMLEPIMLRSNVKRDTFAWKRGETTASAGELMAFNGLTADALSARAKGLL
- a CDS encoding NAD-dependent epimerase/dehydratase family protein yields the protein MKALVIGGDGYCGWATALHLSNKGYEVAILDSLARRHWDDKLGSQTLTPIAPIQKRIQRWYELTGKKIELFIGDITNYDFLIKAFRKFEPESVVHFGEQRSAPYSMIDREHAVFTQVNNVVGTLNILYAIKEEFPDTHLVKLGTMGEYGTPNIDIEEGYIEIEHNGRKDLLPYPKQPGSFYHLSKVHDSHNIHFACKVWGIRATDLNQGIVYGVLTEETGMDEMLVNRLDYDGVFGTALNRFCIQAALGHPLTVYGTGGQTRALLDIRDTVRCMELAIANPADAGQFRVFNQFTEQFSINDLASMVQKAGQTIGLKVEVNNIENPRVEIEEHYFNAKNTKLLDLGLQPHYLSDSLLDSLLNFATKYKDRANLEQILPKVSWRR